One Ranitomeya variabilis isolate aRanVar5 chromosome 5, aRanVar5.hap1, whole genome shotgun sequence DNA window includes the following coding sequences:
- the LOC143773938 gene encoding histone H2B 1.1-like: MADPKAAPAPKKGSKKAVTKTQKKDGKKRRKSRKESYVIYVYKVLKQVHPDTGISSKAMGIMNSFVNDIFERIAGEASRLAHYNKRSTITSREIQTAVRLLLPGELAKHAVSEGTKAVTKYTSAK; the protein is encoded by the coding sequence ATGGCTGATCCCAAGGCTGCTCCAGCCCCCAAGAAGGGCTCCAAGAAAGCCGTGACCAAGACCCAGAAGAAGGACGGCAAGAAGCGTAGGAAGAGCAGGAAGGAGAGCTACGTCATCTACGTGTACAAGGTGCTGAAGCAGGTCCACCCCGACACCGGCATCTCCTCCAAGGCCATGGGCATCATGAACTCCTTCGTCAACGACATTTTCGAGCGCATCGCAGGGGAAGCCTCCCGCCTAGCTCACTACAACAAGCGCTCCACCATCACCTCCCGGGAGATCCAGACCGCCGTGCGCCTGCTGCTGCCCGGAGAGCTGGCCAAGCACGCCGTGTCCGAGGGCACCAAGGCCGTCACCAAGTACACCAGCGCCAAGTGA
- the LOC143773939 gene encoding histone H3: MARTKQTARKSTGGKAPRKQLATKAARKSAPATGGVKKPHRYRPGTVALREIRRYQKSTELLIRKLPFQRLVREIAQDFKTDLRFQSSAVMALQEASEAYLVGLFEDTNLCAIHAKRVTIMPKDIQLARRIRGERA, encoded by the coding sequence ATGGCCAGAACTAAGCAGACCGCccgtaaatccaccggagggaaagcTCCCCGCAAGCAGCTGGCCACTAAGGCCGCCAGGAAGAGCGCTCCCGCCACTGGCGGCGTGAAGAAGCCGCACAGATACCGGCCAGGGACAGTCGCTCTCCGTGAGATCCGCCGTTACCAGAAGTCCACAGAGCTGCTGATCCGTAAGCTTCCCTTCCAGCGCCTGGTGAGAGAAATCGCCCAGGACTTCAAGACCGATCTGCGCTTCCAGAGCTCGGCCGTCATGGCCCTGCAGGAGGCCAGCGAGGCTTATCTGGTGGGGCTGTTCGAGGACACCAACCTGTGCGCGATCCACGCTAAGAGGGTCACCATCATGCCCAAAGACATCCAGCTGGCCCGCCGGATCCGTGGGGAGAGAGCTTAG
- the LOC143773940 gene encoding histone H2A type 1-like: protein MSGRGKQGGKVRAKAKTRSSRAGLQFPVGRVHRLLRKGNYAERVGAGAPVYLAAVLEYLTAEILELAGNAARDNKKTRIIPRHLQLAVRNDEELNRLLGGVTIAQGGVLPNIQAVLLPKKTESTKASKSK from the coding sequence ATGTCTGGACGCGGCAAACAAGGAGGAAAGGTCCGCGCTAAGGCCAAGACCCGCTCATCCCGGGCAGGACTGCAGTTCCCAGTCGGCCGTGTGCACAGGCTTCTCCGTAAGGGCAACTACGCCGAGAGGGTGGGCGCCGGCGCTCCGGTCTATCTGGCcgctgtgctggagtatctgaccgctgagatcctggaattggccggcaatgctgcccgggacaacaagaagacccgcatcatcccccgacacctgcagctggcggtgcgcaatgacgaggagctgaacaggctgctgggtgGGGTGACCATCGCCCAGGGGGGCGTCCTGCCCAACATCCAGGCCGTGCTGCTGCCCAAGAAGACCGAGAGCACCAAGGCGAGCAAGAGCAAGTGA